Proteins from a single region of Gemmatimonadales bacterium:
- the lpdA gene encoding dihydrolipoyl dehydrogenase — protein MASFDIIILGGGPAGYVCAIRAAQLGLSTAVVEKDKLGGVCVNIGCIPTKALLHSASSIQLIQHQAKDLGIEVGGVKTDYGVAMKRSRKVSEQNSKGVEFLMKKNKVTVIKGTGTLLPGKKIKVGADVYEAKKAVVIATGSRVKGIPQIGLDINKTTVISSDEALFLESAPKSMIVVGAGAVGSEFADIFNAFGTKITLVEALPRILPIEDAECSDALAKSFRKRGIDVMAGAKVLKATVGKDSVTLEIESGGEKKSVTADKVLMAAGRAVNTENMGFKEAGVQLTDRGFVKVNLATLETTAPGVYCIGDVAGPPMLAHKGSREGMVLAELIAGHKPHPIRYDNIPSVTYCHPEVASIGLTEEQCKEKKLDYQVGRFPFSANGRARATNETEGFVKIIREKKYGEILGAHIVGGHASEIIHELAVARENEYTVEEVDLAIHAHPTLSEAIAEAALDSMGRVIHT, from the coding sequence GTGGCTTCATTCGACATCATCATCCTGGGCGGCGGCCCCGCCGGATATGTCTGCGCCATCCGCGCCGCCCAGCTCGGCCTGAGCACCGCCGTGGTCGAGAAGGACAAGCTCGGCGGCGTCTGCGTCAATATCGGCTGCATCCCCACCAAGGCGCTGCTGCACAGCGCGTCGTCGATCCAGCTCATCCAGCACCAGGCCAAGGATCTCGGCATCGAAGTCGGCGGCGTCAAGACCGACTACGGCGTCGCCATGAAGCGGAGCCGCAAGGTGTCGGAACAGAACTCCAAGGGCGTGGAGTTCCTGATGAAGAAGAACAAGGTGACCGTGATCAAGGGCACCGGCACGCTGCTCCCCGGCAAGAAGATCAAGGTCGGCGCCGACGTCTACGAGGCGAAGAAGGCCGTCGTCATCGCCACCGGCTCGCGGGTCAAGGGCATTCCGCAGATCGGGCTCGACATCAACAAGACCACCGTCATCAGCTCCGACGAGGCGCTCTTCCTGGAGTCGGCGCCCAAGTCGATGATCGTCGTGGGTGCGGGCGCGGTCGGCTCGGAGTTCGCGGACATCTTCAACGCCTTCGGCACCAAGATCACGCTCGTGGAGGCGCTCCCGCGCATCCTCCCGATCGAAGACGCCGAGTGCTCCGACGCCCTGGCCAAGTCGTTCCGGAAGCGGGGGATCGACGTCATGGCCGGCGCCAAGGTGCTGAAAGCGACCGTCGGGAAGGATTCGGTTACGCTGGAGATCGAGTCAGGCGGGGAAAAGAAGTCGGTCACCGCCGACAAGGTGCTGATGGCGGCCGGCCGTGCCGTGAACACCGAGAACATGGGCTTCAAGGAAGCCGGCGTGCAGTTGACCGACCGCGGCTTCGTGAAGGTGAACCTCGCCACGCTCGAGACGACCGCCCCCGGTGTGTACTGCATCGGCGACGTGGCCGGACCCCCGATGCTGGCCCACAAGGGGAGCCGGGAGGGGATGGTCCTGGCGGAGTTGATTGCGGGTCACAAGCCGCACCCGATTCGCTACGACAACATTCCGAGCGTGACCTACTGCCACCCCGAAGTCGCCAGCATCGGCCTCACCGAGGAGCAGTGCAAGGAGAAAAAGCTCGACTACCAGGTCGGACGCTTCCCCTTCAGCGCCAACGGCCGGGCCCGCGCGACCAACGAGACCGAAGGATTCGTCAAGATCATCCGCGAGAAGAAGTACGGCGAAATCCTCGGCGCGCACATCGTCGGCGGGCACGCCTCCGAGATCATCCACGAGCTCGCGGTGGCCCGGGAAAACGAGTACACGGTCGAGGA